One stretch of Rana temporaria chromosome 10, aRanTem1.1, whole genome shotgun sequence DNA includes these proteins:
- the LOC120915736 gene encoding transcription factor HES-5-like, with protein MSPSSSPLLHGADRQLTHQPRKLRKPAIEKMRRDRINSSIDQLRLLLEKEFQKHQLPSKPEKADILEMTVNFLQQQMAKKNVTATSIQAHRDGYTTCFQNSVNFLSLHTQTDPQQQLLQNLHGAQMVTCPPCPSVFPISQTPSKNSPPDSSKTLWRPW; from the exons ATGTCTCCTTCCAGCAGCCCTCTACTGCACGGTGCTGACCGCCAACTGACCCACCAACCCAGAAAA TTGAGAAAGCCCGCCATTGAGAAGATGCGGAGAGATCGCATTAACAGCAGCATCGACCAGCTGCGTCTCCTACTGGAGAAAGAGTTCCAGAAACATCAATTGCCCTCCAAACCGGAGAAGGCCGACATACTGGAGATGACGGTCAACTTCCTGCAGCAGCAAATGGCTAAGAAAA ATGTGACAGCCACCTCCATCCAAGCCCATAGAGATGGCTACACCACCTGCTTCCAGAACTCGGTGAACTTCCTATCCctgcacacacagacagaccCTCAACAGCAGCTGCTTCAGAACCTCCATGGGGCTCAGATGGTGACCTGCCCTCCATGTCCTTCTGTATTCCCCATCTCACAGACCCCCAGCAAGAACAGCCCTCCAGACAGCAGCAAAACCCTATGGAGACCCTGGTAG